The nucleotide sequence GTGGCCTTGGCACGTGCTTCCATAGGTCGGTTAGTCAGAGACTCTTGAGCAGCAATCGTTACTAAGAACCACTGTAGGAGATAGCACGGCAGTGACTAGGAACGTTATCCCAAGTATCAGCTTCTGTAAATTGTGTATGCCTTAAGTTATGTAAGTCAACAGTGGCAGCACTGGTCACCAAGGAAACCAACAGGACAGTTTAGCCCCCCCACGAGATCTGCTCCTCTAGCTGCACCAACGTGGATTGGCCCAGTTATACTAATGGTTATTCCTCCATGGAAAAGAAGCCTGGtaatgctggcacatgcctttaatcccagtacttgggacacagagacaggtctctgctagtttgaggccagcttggtctacaaagcaagttccagggacagccagagctgttacacagagaaactctgtcttgaaaaacaaaaacaaaacaaaacaacaacaaagaacaaaacaagaaacaaacaatgaccaaaaccaaaacaacaacagaaaagaatgagCTACTCTCATGTCTGTCTTGAACCCCTTATTTCTATCAGGTCCTCACGGGCTAGAGATTGACATCTACATGACTCTGTACCTTCCCACCCAAACCTGCCAGTTCATCTGGGGCCAGGTCTAGCTTTATATCCTGGCCATCACCATCGTGGGATCCACACAGGACATTATGGATGAGAGCATGGTCTCTGGATGGAAATCCTGGCTTTGGAATTTACTATACGCAAGTATGGAATGTGCTATAGGCAAGGCTCTTGGTCTCATTTCTTCAGCTGTAAAATGAAATCCTTCTTTATAAGTTTACCATGAAAATTAAAAGAGATCGTAAACAAAATGTTCAGCCAGACATAGAGTAGGTACCATTATTGTTAGCGGCACTGGTGAAATTTACTTCTGTCTACTCAATTAGTCACTGAGGGCTGCTCTtatttctctgtccctccctcctttcccttctgctAGCTTCCAGCTCATATCCATTGCATTTTGATTTCACACTGAGATAAACTAAGCCAGTCATTTCATCTACTTTTTAAAGAGTTGCCATTTATTTCTAAAAGAGGAGTCTATACACATCTAGAATCGAAGACCTTTGGTGGGTCTCCCTTGTCTAAACAACATTGCCCTAAGCAAGGCCTTCAAGAGTCTGGAAGCTCTGATacctttcttggtttttttttcttttgttgttgttgttttatttcaacTCCCAACAAGCTCCATCTTTCTGCCATTGTCAATTCTTTCCCTTCCTGTCAGCCTTCTGACTTGTGTTTGTGTGAAGCGGACTGCTTTAGCTATTCAGACTCTATACAATGCTATCTATCTTTCTCACGACCGCAGCCCAGTCCCCTCACTGGAAATAGTCAGTTCCAGCCCAGAGCTTTGCTTCTATGTGGATGGGGCTAACGGTGTTGTCATTCACATTTGCCATCTCTGCCCACACTCAATTAAGTCTAGGCATCCAGGCAAGCCTTGCCGAATGGACTGAAACAGAGCCGCCTTTTAGCAGCTGCCTGACATTGCCCCGGTATGTCTCCAGCTCAGGGAGCTTCTTTGAAGATTGACACTTTACAAATCAGCATCCTGGTCCAGCTGAAAGAGCACCAAGGAGCCATCTCAACCAAAAGCACACAAGAATCCCAACAGCAACATCTCTCTgtgaaaagaaggaaataaagttcAATGAATGCAGGCTCAATACTGGTGTTCtaaaaccttccttctttgtctgatgtggacaGAGATGCTGTCAACTGTCATCTACTTGGGAATGACCCTCTCCAGTTGAATTTTTACTGAGGGGGCAGATTTCAAAGCTGGGACTGACTGTGCGGCCACGGAGAGTCCCAGACAGAAGAATGTAGGTGGTTCTGAAAGCGCTGTATCATGGACTCCATCAGCTGCCTACCAGCAGTGACCTAAGGGGTGGGACAGAGAGAGGATGTAAGCCAGGAATGATGCCCCGAAAATGGCTGTCCATCTCCCTCAAACTTTTGCAAATTCTGTAGAGATCCTTTGAATCAAGAAGCGAGTCTTTTAATCAGCCCTAGTAGTTCAACATCTCTGGCAATTTGCCACTCATCTGGCACAAAGGAACTCAATGGTAGTCAACCACTGAGGAAACCTTGACATTTGCAGTTGACTGTCCTTTATTATTCTAGAGGACTTGTCATAACACCCATGTATCCTTCATTCAGGGCCAAGACAAGTACGAGGGGACAGCACCCATGGGTGTGAGCTCCAGCAGCCAACAAAAGGCCTGGCAACCATCCACACCACCACTCACCCTACTGGCTGTTCCTCATGTCTTCCTAGACGATAAAGGGGAGGGGCTGTGACCTCTGCTTTGTATACCCAGCTTCCAGACCAAAGGTCAGCTGCTAGTGGAGTTAAGAGATTGTTAAATACGTGAACAAATCAATGCACTTTCCAGAGACTTGCTCAGAGAGGGACCAGCCAGGCAGTGTAGCATGAGGGaaatatgtttttcctttcccagagttTGTTACATTTACTAGGTACATTATTAGGGTGACTATTCTGTCATTTTTAGCTCTGAAATTTAGGAAATGGAGTATAGGATTTTTATGTGTCTGGGACTATAAAGGAGGAACAAACACATAGCAAGAAGATTTGCTGAAGTCAGATACTCAATCTCAGCTCGTCAGAGCTATCCCAATTCCTGCTGGGAAAAAAGTATCTCAGGGATAGCTTGGGAGACTTACTCTTCAGTTTCTCTATACCCTGGAGCTGAGTTACAGAGTAACCCGAAAACAATGCTCCAGAATTCACCCCACTAATAAACCAGAGCAAAGTTCACAACAAGTTCCATGGATAGAAGTGTGGAGCAAAGGCCAGAGCTCCAGGGAAGGGCTACCACAGAGCAGGGACAGTCACCTGTCTTGAGTGAGGATCTCTGCGTCAGCCCCAGCTGTGGCAGGCCATGAGTTCTGTGCTCTCTATCGTCTTGCAGGAACTCCCAGGCCCGTTTCTAGTCCTGGGGATCTTCCTGCCTGTGACTTTGCTGCTTTTCCTCCTGATTGCCTACTTCAGGATCAAATTGATGGAGGGTAAGTGTGAAACCCCACAAAGAAAGGATCATCCTTAAAACACACCAGAGCTCTGAGAAGCTGGGGAAACTTATCTTTTTGATTGACAGATatttccccccccccagccctcccTTAATATCCTATCCCTGATGAACCAAAGTTTGATACTTTCAACTCTGTGGGTGGTGAGGTAGGTAGAGTTTGACCACTTGCTATAGGGACTTCTCTGTAGTTCCTGAAAGACAGACAACTGTGAACCAGCAAACTGGATACAGGATTGCTTGTTTATCTCTTAAAGCAACAGATTCATAAGCATTATGCTGTTCATGGTCTGTGTCTTCTATGTGtcagatgtatatgtgtgtcataGTGCTTGTAAGGACTGCTGTCAGTCACATATATGCTGGGTTCCCATGGACACTGAGTGCCCCTGGGAGAAGTTAAAGGCTTCGGATGTGTTCTAAGCTGGGAATGTGAGTCCATTGTATCATTCTCAAGACTCACCTCTGCTGCTTCTTTGACAAGGTAAACTTTCACAACCTCAGAAAAGTATCAACCACGAAATGAGGCACAGAGCAGGTCAACATGGTCTCACAGTACgtacacactcatgtgtgtgtgtatatgtgtgtgggggggtatgtacatatattcacataAGTAAAtatacacatgatacacacactacacacacatgatCATGTGCCTATGCACATAATATCCACAGCCACCAAACTTCTTAAGAAATGTTCCAAGTATTTTGCTATCAGTGTTTAGCCAATGCAAACCGCTAGACACCAGACTGGAGCAGAAACTTCTCAGAATACTATAGtgttgttgtatttttaaaaaagacaaaatatattcAGAAGCTTACAGTGATCTTCCATTGGCATGTACGTTCTGGATTAAGCTGGTGTTACAGAAATCAAAAGAGCTGGACCATGTTTGAGAGGCTactttttgatttggtttttagtAAATATTAGAATTGTTAAAGTGCTCATTTTAGTAATACCACTAAAAGTCAACCTGCCTCTTAATTTGGAAAGTTTCATATTAAACTACTGAAAAAGCACATTTGAGAGCTATCCAGGGTTGTGCGCAAcaacctagcactcaggaaactgaggcagaaggtttGCTTAAATTtgagcaagcctgggctacagagtgagagcctgtcttaaaacatacacatttaatcccagcactcaagaagcagaggcaggtgaatctcttgagttggaggctagcctggtctacagagcgtgtTACAGGACAGCCcaggttacacagaaaaaccctgtcttgaaaaaacaaaaacaaatggaaagtCCCTGCTCTTCTACAAAAACTTGCCAAGTTCAAGCAATGCCTTCCTGTATGCTATTAAGCAATTACAAATAACTGGTGCCAGCAGCAGAACAAATAGGGACACTTGTGTCTAAGATGATACTTggaacacagagaacacagattGCATTTCAGAATGCTGCTTCCCGTTAGAGCCTACTGGAGAACCCTGTAGCCGTgttttaaccttcctaatgctgcaaccctttagtacaattcttcatgttgtggtgaccccagccataaaactgttTTCGTTggtacttcagaactgtaattttgccactgttatgaattgtacaTAGCTGTGcttttctgatggccttaggtgacccctatgaaaagGTCGTGTCCCagaggttgagacccactgctGTAGCCTTTCATTTTCTGCCTCATTTTTACAAACAGCTCTCATGCAAGGTGATTAAGGGATATTGCACCATGCTCTACATGTAGGACCcatgtgataattttttttttttggcttttttgagatagggcttttctgtgtaacagcccta is from Microtus pennsylvanicus isolate mMicPen1 chromosome 1, mMicPen1.hap1, whole genome shotgun sequence and encodes:
- the Smlr1 gene encoding small leucine-rich protein 1 translates to MSSVLSIVLQELPGPFLVLGIFLPVTLLLFLLIAYFRIKLMEVDEELSQISDRQNKYSPSLYRRMRRR